A section of the Oryza sativa Japonica Group chromosome 1, ASM3414082v1 genome encodes:
- the LOC4327001 gene encoding peroxidase 1 encodes MAPRGSYCRRVMGVAVAVAACALCLLPATTSGALRVGFYQSSCPNAEALVRQAVAAAFARDAGVAAGLIRLHFHDCFVRGCDASVLLTKNPAGGQTERDATPNNPSLRGFEVIDAAKAAVEAACPRTVSCADIIAFAARDSVKLTGNVDYQVPAGRRDGSVSNGTEALHNLPPPNATAQQLADTFFANKFLTLEDMVVLSGAHTVGRSFCASFFNRVWNGNTPIVDAGLDPAYAAQLRALCPTRDTLATTPMDPDTPATLDNNYYKLLPQGKGLFFSDNQLRVNATMNALVTRFAANEAEWKQRFADAMVKMGHIEVQTGRCGQIRVNCNVVNPSTSSPEVELAGEDQETGGAVAAS; translated from the exons ATGGCTCCGAGAGGCAGCTACTGCAGGCGGGTGATGGGCGTGGCCGTCGCCGTGGCGGCTTGCGCGCTGTGCCTCCTGCCGGCGACGACCAGCGGCGCGCTCCGCGTCGGGTTCTACCAGAGCAGCTGCCCCAACGCCGAGGCGCTCGTCCGCcaggccgtcgccgcggcctTCGCCAGggacgccggcgtcgccgccggcctcatCCGCCTCcacttccacgactgcttcgtcagg GGGTGTGATGCATCCGTCCTCCTGACCAAGAACCCCGCCGGTGGCCAGACGGAGCGCGACGCGACGCCGAACAACCCGAGCCTCCGGGGCTTCGAGGTGATCGACGCCGCCAAGGCCGCCGTCGAGGCGGCGTGCCCGCGcaccgtctcctgcgccgacatcaTCGCGTTCGCCGCCCGCGACAGCGTCAAGCTAACCGGCAACGTCGACTACCAggtccccgccggccgccgcgacggcaGCGTGTCCAACGGCACCGAGGCCCTCCACAACCTGCCCCCGCCCAACGCCACGGCGCAGCAGCTCGCCGACACGTTCTTCGCCAACAAGTTCCTCACCCTCGAAGACATGGTCGTCCTCTCCGGCGCCCACACCGTCGGCCGCTCCTTCTGCGCCTCCTTCTTCAACCGCGTCTGGAACGGCAACACCCCCATA GTGGACGCCGGGCTGGACCCGGCGTACGCGGCGCAGCTGCGGGCGCTGTGCCCCACAAGGGACACGCTGGCGACGACGCCGATGGACCCGGACACGCCGGCGACGCTGGACAACAACTACTACAAGCTGCTGCCGCAGGGGAAGGGGCTCTTCTTCTCCGACAACCAGCTGCGGGTGAACGCCACCATGAACGCGCTGGTGACCCGGTTCGCGGCGAACGAGGCGGAGTGGAAGCAGCGGTTCGCCGACGCCATGGTGAAGATGGGCCACATCGAGGTGCAGACCGGGCGGTGCGGCCAGATCAGGGTCAACTGCAACGTCGTCAACCCGtcgacctcctcgccggagGTCGAGCTGGCCGGCGAGGATCAGGAGACCGGAGGCGCCGTCgcggcaagctag